The window AGCATCCCGCAAACGTTCATGGTGGGAGCTCACATGGCCTGATGGGCAGGCACTTCAGAAGTGCGTTTTTACTTCACGGGAGAATGAAAGGTACAATGATGCAACGCTACTCAACCTAGAGAACAGCCGGGTACGGGGCCTGGCACTTAATCTACCTCAGATCGCTGCCGGGCAGCCTATCCCCTGTGTCGCCATAAACGGTCTGCCAGCCAACATCTCAGGACTTTGGGGGCTTTTTGAAGTGCGTCTCCAGGCGGGTCTGCAAAAGCACAGTCAAATCATACGGATTCCACTGGTGAGGCGGCGATATCTTAGTATCTTTGTTACCGACGAGGGCAAGATGTTCCTGCAGACAGCCCGTTACATCTGGGATAATATGCAGACGGCAGAGCCAAAAGTGCTGCACTCCCTTAGTCATGAAGAGTCTCTGGCAGCTTATGAACAAATTCTTGATGGTGCCGAAAAAGCAGGAAAAGAGCAATTCGATTCCCTGCAGCAAGAACACCGTTCATCCATAGCTCGCGAAGAAGAGCGTGGGTTGCATGCCTTTGAGTCCAGAAGAAAGGCTATAGACCGAGTTGGGCTTCCTGAGGTTCGCCAATACCGCCAAACCAGGTGTGATGCCGAAGAAAACGAATGGAGGAATGAGCTGGAAATGGCAAAGCAGATTGTCCCTGAAATCAGACCGCTTCTCCTCATGCGGATAGTCAAAGGAGGCGCTTGGGATCATGAGTAACTGGCGAGAATATATACTTAACGAGTTCGTACCCCAGATAAGCAAGCTCACCATAGTGGCTGACCCGGATGCTTTGCTGATCGAAGAGAAGCTCGCATTTGAACTAAAAAATCGCGGTTTTGACCTGATCGAGTTCAACGACCCGATCGAGTTCCGATATATTTATGAATTAAAGTACAGGGCTAAATGGGACCAGGGCGAACAAACAGATCTTGTAGTTGTCCTCCGCATAAAAGACTCAGAACTTGAAACCCTTCCATATGATCTCCTGAAGACCGGAAGAAAGCTTTTCTTCAACCTTGGAGAACTTTTTCCCAATCTCAGTTATCCGGTGATCGAGAAACTGGACCGCAGTCATCTGGATGTCCTGTTCGATGCCCAGAAGAAATATACTCCAGATCGAATGGGTGACAACGCTACCAAGGACTTTATTCTACGCCACGTTTTCGGCATAGAGGCTAACCTCATCAGTAATGAGGTTGAACTTCTCCGAGAACTTCTCCGGCTTCACTACAGAAAAATCACCATGCCAGAACTGCTGTCTAACCGGCTTGTCCAGGTATTGAGATATCATGGAAGTTTCCATAGCTGGCCATTGGAAGAAATTGTTCCTGACGAAAAGGTATTCTTCGCATTCCTGCAGGAACGCTGGCCTGTATTCCTTGATAGGATCTTGGCTGAAACCGAATCTACTGAAAAGTCTTTAGAGACTGATTTCAAATATCCAGGACCAGAAGTCTTGCCTTTTGATCATCAGGACATCCGCGTTTACATCGACAATCTGTTTGTCGAAGGGAAACTCATTCCGGTTCAGAGGCCGGAAATAAGTGCCGAGACACCTTCTTGGATTCGAAGTGGAATAGCTGAGTCAAGTGGTGAATATAACGATATTCGTACAACTCGCCTTCTCGAAATTGTTGAGAAATCGGTCCCAGGGAGGGAATCAAGGCACTCCGATTGGCTGGAATTCGCCATGAAGTGGGCCGAACTGGGGTCCCTCGTACATTCGGGTTGTCAGGCAAAGGAATGGGAACGATCCCAACAGATTGGCACCAGTCTCAACAATACTTTCGCTGAATGGCTGAGTGACCATTATGCAGCCCTCATCGATCTCCCTCCAATTAATCCGGCAATGCTCCACCATGTTCCACGTATGCTGGCGCGAGAGATGGAAACAAAATCAAACACAAAGGTGGCATTAATTGTAGTTGACGGGCTTTCTCTTGAACAATGGATTGCCATTCGGCAGATCCTTCACGAACAAGATCATGGCCTTGTAATGCAAGAATCGGCTACATTTGCCTGGATTCCTACACTAACTTCTGTGTCCAGACAGGCGATCTTTGCAGGAAAAATTCCCTTCTTTTATCCCTCATCAATCAATACGACGAACAATGAAAACAATCTATGGAGGCAATTTTGGGAAAGCAAAGGTTTGTCCAAATTGGACATCGGATATAAAAGAGGAATGGGAGATGGCAACGTTGTCAATGTTCTTGATGACACACTGAACCCTGGAAAGACCAGAGCCATCGGTTTAGTTGTGGATAAGGTCGACAAGATCATGCATGGCATGCAACTTGGAGCAGCTGGAATGCATAATCAGATCAAACAATGGTGCCAGGAAGGATTCCTCAGTTCACTTATTGGTTATCTTCTGGATCAAGATTATCAGGTTTGGCTGACATCTGACCACGGAAACATTGAATGCCGTGGGAAAGGAAAACCTTCAGAAGGCGTTATTGCCGAAACTCGTGGTGAAAGGGTAAGAATCTATCCTACTCCTGAACTTCGTGCTTTAGTCGCCAAGTCGTTTAATTTTGCACGTGAATGGGAGCCTATTGGCTTGCCATCCGGGTACTTCCCTCTGGTCGCTGGGGGAAACGATGCCTTCATCAGAGAAGGAGATGGGATAGTTGGCCATGGTGGAATCTCCATCGAAGAGGTCATCGTGCCTCTGGTGAAATTTGAAAGGAAGGCTTGTTAATGGGCAAAAGACATGAAAAAATTGGGATAAAGCAAGTAATCCGATTTGAATGGATGGACCATGTACTCAATATGCTCCTTGCCGGCATGGAACCAGAGTCCATCAGAGCCGAGCTAAAAAGCTATCTTGCTGATAAAAAACAAAGTGGTGGTACAGGTGAGCGAGGGGAAAAAACTTATTTGATGGCAATAGGTCCACTGTCTGCTTGGTTTGATCCTGAACCAGAACTGGTTGATTTTCGTGATCATGCGCTTATGATAGCATCAAAACTCCAGCAGAAGCAGTGGTTGCCTTTACATTGGGCCATATTATCTGCTGCATATCCTTTCTGGTTCAGTGTTGCTAAGCAAACTGGTCGCTTGCTGAATCTGCAAGAAAAGGTTACACAGAGACAGATATTCAACCGACTCATAGAGCAATATGGTGATCGTGAAACAGTTTCTCGAAATGCACGTTATGCAATTCGTTCATTTGTTGCGTGGGGAGTTCTGAAAGACACGGAATTTAAAGGTTCTTATGAGAAATCCGATACATTGTCGATTCAAGACAAGGATCTGGTCATTTTGCTTATCGAAGCAGCATTGTATACTACTTCAGAGGGGAAAGGCGCTTTGGGGCTGCTTATAAACTCTCCTGCATTTTTCCCATTCGAGTTTCCAGTGCTTACCGGGGACCTCATCGCTAAGAGAGCACCTGGTATCGATGTAGTTCGTCATGGGCTAGACGATGAACTTCTAAAATTAAAAAAGTGAAAAATAATTCACTTTAATGCTTTTATGCTAATCACTATTGCGCCAGTAAAACCGATAGCTTTCTTTTCAAAAGTACATCCACTTAGTTCTGATCCGTGAGGGTAGTGGAGGCGAAAGGTGTGAAAGAATTGGAGAAAGCAGACCCCAATGAATATAATAATGAGCAGATCCCAATACTCTAAATTACTTCTCTAAAATCTCTAATTTGGAATAATCAATCGAGTTTCTTATCATGGAAAATAGTTCTGAAACTCTTATGGTTTAAGACGAAATTGTTTTTTGGATGAGTTCCACAACAGGGTTTCCACCGCACTACAAAAAATTCTTCCACCGGATGCCAAACTGGAAATTTCTCCTTCACATCGATCCCCCACCATGAAACCTTTTACAAAAAACCTGAAACCTGCCGGGCGTTGAGAGGGGGATGCCCCTGGCTTGAAAAATATATTTACTCACTCATATTATCTTGCATTCCGGGGTCCGGTTTGAGGTTTTTATGATTTTGGGGATTTTGTCGCGGGATAAAATAGTAGAGAACTTGATAAACGGTAGGTAGGGGGAGAGGGGAGCATTCCGCCGGGAAATATAATAACACAGTTATATTTAGACAGTCCCACCGGTGGCTCCAGTCCCTCATTCTTCAACGACTTCCCAGTGTGTCAACGACGGATTAAAATTCTCCATTTTCCGCAGATTAAAATTCCCCATTTCTCAATCCTTGAGAAAAGTTCGAGGATTGTGAATCATGCTGAAAAAGAAGGATTTATTTTGGTATCTACCCGAGCAGCCTAAAAGATAGATGTGTTAAATCAATTATATATTAAGGAGAAATTCCATACCCATCAAACTACACCTTTAAATCCCATACCTCCCTTTTCTATCCACAATATAACTCTCATAACATTTACTCGGTGGCATTTTTATGAAAAATAGGCTGTACAAATATTATCCTGAAGATTTCGGGGAACTTACTGTTGATGTTATACATATGAACCTGGTGTTTGACGTCTATGATGACAGGACTAATGTGAAGTCCATTTTAAGGGTCAGGACAAAGGATGCACCTCTTGAGAAGCTGGAGTTAAACTGCAGGGACCTTGAGGTCAGGGCTGTGAGCTGCATACAGTATGAGGTTTCTTACAAATACAGGCAGGATGATGCGATTCTTGAAATTAATTTCATGGACGTGATTCCTCCGCATACTGATATTGCGGTTGTTACGGATACTGTTTGCAGGCCTACCAAAAATATCCTTGAGGGGCTTTATTACGATGAAACCCCGGCAGGGGCTCCTCCGCAGCAGATCACGCAGTGCCAGCAGTGGGGGTTCCAGAAGATCGTGCCGTGCATAGACGACATGTGCGCAAAATGCACATACAGGACAACCATCATCGCGGACTCCAGGTACACGAACCTTATCACAAACGGGGATGTCGCTGTCGGGCGGCAGACCTTAAAGCCGGGCAGGGACAAAATAGTCTATGACAACTCCGTTACTCCGATGGCAACATATCTCTTTTTCCTGGGCGTGGGGACTTATGCGACTTTTACGAGGGAATTTGAGTACCCGGATGGGGAGACTTTCATGCTGGAATTGCTCGTGCCGCCCGGCTCAAACGCAGAAGCTGCCGAAAAAGCGCTTGATATCCTGCATGACTCGGTCATGTGGGTCTACATCTTTACAGGGCCCGAGCAGTTCAATGAAGCCAAGCTGCCTGTCAGGAAAGAGCTCTGGGAGCTTGTCCGCAAACGAGAGAAAATGAAACTTGAGGCAAAGTCCGAATCCCCCCTGGAAAAAGAACTCCGGGCGGTCAGGGACGAACTTGCAAAAATCGGCAGTACCATCACTCCAGGGTACAAATACACGGGGACTGTCTACAGGGAAATAGGGATGCAGAACTCGGACTTCGGGGGCATGGAAAATGTCGGGAACACCACAATTACCACAAACCGCATCATGCCTTACCAGCAGATCACGGACCCGGCTTTCGAGTACATGATCAGGGTCAAAGTGCATGAATATTACCACAACCAGAACGGGTCTGAGGTTACGGGAAAAAGTCCCTTTGAGATCTGGTTAAACGAAGCTGTGACCGTGCTTGTGGAAGAACAGTACTATGCTTTCCTCTTTGGCGAAGACTACCAGAGGCTTGGCAGGGTGCTTGACCTGCTTGCCCCGGCATCAGGGACTTTTGCCCTGGATTCGGGAGCATCTTCCATGCCCATCATCCCTGACGGCTTCAATGACCCAAACGACCTGATCACTTCCGTCACCTACGTAAAAGCTCCGGAATACGTGCGCATGGTCGAGACCCTCATAGGCAAGGACACTTTTGTCCGGGGCCTTGACCGCTACTTCAAAAAGTTCAGCCACTCAAACGCGGCCACGCAGGACTGGATCGAAGCCATGGAAGAAGAAAGCGGGCAGCCTTTAAAGGAAATGGCCGAAACCTGGCTGAAGCAGACAAAGTTCCCTGTAGTCGAGGTCTCAGCCGAATACGACAAGCCTTCCCGGAAGTTTACCTTCTTCCTCAAACAGCAGTTCCCTGCCGGAGGAAAGCCCTGGGAGTTCCCCTTCAGGGCAGCCCTTGTTGACGAAAACGGAAATGACCTTGCCGAAGTCCTTGAAAGAGTAAGTGGCGAAACTGCAGAAATCACAGTTGAAAACGTGGACATGCCTTCTTTCCTTTCCCTGAACAGAGGCTACTCTTTCTACGGGAAACTTATTTACAGGGCTAACCAGGAAGAGCTCCTGTTGCAGGTCCGGAAGGACAGCGACATCACAGGCAGGTTTACAGCTTTCTATACCATTGTGGACCGGGAAAAGCTGAGGCTCCTTAAAGTTCCGGGTTCAGTTCCCTCTGAAGACTTTATAGAACTCTACTACAGGCTCTTTAATGATCGGCAGCTCCTCGAAAGGGCAGGAGGACAGTTCCTTACTATCTTTGAGTCCGTAGAAGACGAGGAATTTTCCCACCACTATCAGGAACTTTATGACGTAAAGCAGAAGCTCCTGAAGGCAGTTGCCTGGAAATACAGGAATTCCCTGATTTCTTCCTACCACTTCTTTGAAAATGTTTCGGTTCCAGGGGATGCGTCTCTTGAAGAAACAGCAAGGGTGATCAAGGGCAGGCAGGCTAAAAATGTCTGCCTCGGAGTCCTTGCAACTCTCGATACCCCTGATATCCATACCCTGATAAAACAGCAGTTTGAGACCGCAACCTGTGCAACAGACAGATTGAGCGCATTTGCCGCTTACCTTAACAGTTCGGCTCCTGACAAAATTGAAGTCCTCAGGGCCTTTGAAGCGGAATCAAAGCAGAACCTTATTTCCTGGGAAGCCTTCCTTGCAGTAATAGGAAATAACAGCAGTGTTGATGCAGTCGAACTTGTAAGGGAAATGGAACGGTCAGCCGCCTTCAGGATCGAACAGACAAACGATCAGCGTGCCCTTTACGGGAGCTTTGCAAGGAACCGCAAAAAGTCCCTTCAGACCGAAGAAGGCAGGACTCTCTTTGCAGAGATCCTGAAAAAGCTGGCAGTTGTAAACGAGTATAGTACTGTCAATATGCTCAATGCCTTTGCAAACATAGACCAGATGGAATCTAAGTATCATATCCCCCTGGTAAAGATCCTGGCAGACCTCCTTGGAGAACTGGATTCCCAGAAATTCCCGAGCGTCTATAACAGGATCAGAAAACTCCTTCTTGGAGCCCCGAAAGCTGTCAAAACTTACGGCATAGAGCATGGGGAGATTAAGGCTCTGCAGTCGGAAAAACCCGTACAGAAATAAAATTCTCGGAAAAACAAATTACTCACAAAGGAGAAACAAACTGTCCAGAGAAGCAACCTGTCCGGAAGGAGCCAAAAATAATTATTTCCTTCCGGATACTGCTTTTTTGTCCCTATTCCTTGAGTTTCAGCCTCTTTTTTCTTAGAGCTTTTCTGAAATCGTATTTGAAGGGCAGATGCAGGAAGAATATTTATTCATGAGAAATGAATTGTTGAGAAATGAAATGTTGATAAATGTAAATTATAATTGTTTTTCGGGAGTTTTTTACCGGATTTCAAGATCTGGCTTTTAAGGGGCTGGTAAAAGGACATTCGAATATTTTGAAGGCTTGTTTCTGGATGCATTCTCTGCTCTATTCAATATTGTGGGCTCTCTCCTCATAATATACGGAGGGCTCAGGGCAATTTCAGAGATTATCCTGCTTGAAGTTTTGAAGAGACCTTACAGTTACCAGCAGGTAAGAAAAGAGCTTACAAACAAAATTGTCTTCGGGCTTGAGTTTTTCATTGCAGCTGATATCCTGGAAACCGTAAGGAATCCCTCGCAGGAAGAACTCCTCCTGCTAGGTACGGTTGTGTTGATTCGAACAGTCCTTGGCTATTTCCTCAGCAAGGAAGTTTCGGAATACAAGCTGGATTGAAAATGGGCTGAAAAACCCGATCCTGCAGGATTCCAAAACTTCCTTCCTCTTTTAAGACTCTTAACTTTCTCTGTCTTTTTGGTTCCCAAAACTTTCTAAAAAAACAAATGTAGATATATAACTCCTTTTCAGTACCTCACAGAGTTGCTGAATTTCCATAGAGACTAATATGTTTTATAAGCCTGCTGTTCCGGAGCCCTTATAAATCCTGAATACAGTACAATTCTAAAAATAGTATAATTTAAAAGCAAGTAAAGTGTTAAGGATACAAAATATTATTAAACTCCAATATTATACTAATCCGAAAGCCAGATTATGCTGACCTGAACTCCGGGTTGTATTAATAAACTAACATGAAATCGTGTAAAATACTAAAACATGAAATCGTGTAAAATACTAAAACATGAAATCGTGTAAAATACTAAAACATGAAATCGTGTAAAATAGTAAAACATGAAATCGTGTAAAATAGTAAAACATGAAATCGTGTAAAATACTCAAACATGAAATCGTGTAATAAATCTAGAATGAAATTGGGTGCTACTTGAAATCCGGTATCCGAATAATTTAAAATCATAAGACACAGGAGCAATTTAATGTATCATCTGAAATGTATCGAATGCGGTGCAGAGTATTCCAAAGATGAAGTGATCTATACCTGCAGCAAATGCGACGGGCTGCTTGATGTTATTTATGACTATTCCTCAATTAAAATTGACATGGAAAAACTGAAGACCGAATGCCCTTCGGTCTGGAAGTACGCAAAACTCCTCCCGATCGACAGTGAGCCTGTGACTATCCAGGAAGGCGGGACCCCTTTATACAAGTGCGACCGTCTGGCCGAAAAGATAGGGATTAAAGAACTCTACGTAAAACACGAGGGTATGAACCCCACCGGTTCTTTCAAGGACAGGGGGATGACCGTAGGAGTTACGAAAGCGCTTGAGCTCGGGATGAAGACCGTTGCCTGCGCGTCAACCGGGAATACTTCAGCTGCTCTTGCAATCTACGGGGCAAAAGCAGGAATTCCTGTCATAGTGCTGCTTCCTGCAGGGAAAGTAGCCCTTGGAAAAATAGCTCAGGCCCTCATGCACGGAGCAAAAGTCCTCAGCGTCCGCGGAAACTTTGACGATGCCCTTGCTCTTGTGCGCACGCTCTGTTCCCAGGAAAAAATCTACCTTTTAAACTCCATCAACCCGTACAGGCTGGAAGGCCAGAAAACCATCGGCTTTGAGATTGCAGACCAGCTCGGCTTCAAAGTGCCTGACAGAATTGTCCTGCCCGTAGGAAACGCAGGAAATATTACTGCAATTTTCAAAGGTTTCAGGGAGTTTAAGATTCTCGGAATAACGGATTCGCTCCCGAAGATGACCGGAATCCAGGCAGAAGGTTCCTGTCCTATCGTAAAAGCCATAAAAAGCGGGGCTCCTGCAATCACTCCGGAAGAGCACCCCGAGACCATTGCAACTGCAATCAGGATTGGAAACCCTGTAAACGCTACAAAAGCCCTAAGCGCAATCCGGCAATCCGGTGGGACTGCAGAGTCTGTTACTGATGAAGAAATCCTTGCAGCTCAGAAAGACCTTGCAAGGCTGGAAGGCATAGGTGTCGAACCTGCAAGTGCAGCCTCTGTAGCAGGGCTTAAGAAACTTGTTGATCTGGGAGTCATTGGCAGAGACGAAACCGTTGTCTGTATCACGACAGGTCACCTCCTTAAAGACCCTCAGACTGTGATTGATATCTGCGAGGAGCCGACTGTAGTGGATGCAAATATCGATGCCATCAGGGAAGCAATCTTCGGAAAGGCTAAATAAACAGTTGAAAGATTGATGTCGAATGATTGGGGGGTATCGGCGGGTTCCGGTCTCCTTTAATCAATTCAGGATTCTTGAGGCCTTTAAGTGGCTTTTGAAACCGCTTTACTGTTATTATATTCATATCCTCAGGATTATTATTCATATCCTCAGAATTATTATTCATATCCTCAGGATTATTATTCATATCCTCAGGATTTTCTTCAGATTCTTTTATCATACTCATCGATGGGCGTGAACACGAATGGAGCAGGACTATAAACCTCATGAGATCGAAACTAAATGGCAGAAAAAATGGACTGAGAGCCGGATTTTCCAGGCTGATCCAGATAAGCGGGAAAAGTTCTTCATAACAATTCCCTACCCTTACCTGAACGGGAACCTGCACGCAGGACACACCCGGACCTTTACGATAGGGGATGTCGTGGCAAGATACAAAAGGATGCTCGGATACAACGTGCTTTACCCTATGGGCTTCCACGTAACAGGCACCCCCATTGTGGGGCTTGCTGAGCTGATTGCAAGCCGGGACCCTCAGACCATGGACGTATACGAACGCCTCCATGGGATTCCCGGAGATATCCTGCCTACACTCGATACCCCTGAAAAAATCGTTGACTATTTCAAGCGTGAAGCCGAGAGCGCCATGCGCATGATCGGGTACTCCATTGACTGGAGGCGCAAATTCACGACGACTGACCCCACTTACAAAAAGTTCATCGAGTGGCAATATATCCGCCTTGGGGAAAAAGATCTTATTGTGAAAGGCTCCCACCCGGTAAAGTGGTGCCCGAACGATAACAACCCCGTGGAAGACCATGATATCCTGCATGGGGAAGAAGCCACAATCGTGGAATACACCCTGATAAAATTCCGGTACAAAGACCTGGTCCTACCCTGTGCTACCCTCAGGCCGGAAACCACCTATGGAGTAACTAACCTCTGGGTCAACCCCAAAGTGGATTATGTAAAGGCCAGAGTCGAAAAAGACGGAAATGAAGAGTTCTGGGTTGTCAGCAGGGATGCTTTCCGAAAACTGACCTTTACGGACAGGACCGTGGAATACATTGAGGATATGCCTGCAAAATCCGTTATAGGGATAAAACTCACAAATCCCGTAACCGGAGATGAAGTCCTCTCTCTTCCTGCATCCTTCGTAAGGGCCGAAAACGGGAGCGGAATAGTAATGAGCGTGCCTGCACATGCACCTTTTGACTACCTTGCCCTGCGTGACCTCTATGATGCAGACCTTAGCGAATACGGGATTACTGAAGACCTGAAAAATATCAAACTGATTTCCCTTATTAAGGTTCCCGAATTCGGGGAATTCCCGGCAAAAGAAATCGTAGAAAGCATGGGGATAACAAGCCAGAAAGACCCTAAAGCCGAGGAAGCCACAAAGATCGTGTACCGGAGAGAGTTCCACGGTGGAGTCCTTAAGGAGCTCACAGGCAAATACGAGGGGTCCCCGGTTTCCAAAATTAAGGATATTCTTACCAGAGACTTCATTAGCTCAAACACAGGAGAGCTCTTTTATGAGCTCAGTGAGCCTGTGGTTTGCCGCTGCGGTACTCCCTGTGTTGTAAACATGGTAAAAGGCCAGTGGTTCCTGAATTATTCGAATCCTGAATGGAAAGCAAAGGTTTACAGATGCCTCAGCCAGATGAGGATTATTCCCGAAGAGTACAGGGTAGAGTTCGAAAACAAGGTTGACTGGCTCAAGGATAAGGCATGTGCCCGCAGGAAAGGCCTTGGGACCCGCCTTCCCTTTGATAAGGAATGGTTGATTGAGTCTCTCGGGGATTCGACAATCTACATGTGCTATTATATAATTGCCAGGTTCATCGAGAAAGGTGACCTTGCCCTTGAGCAGCTTACCCTTTCCTTCTTCGATTATGTCCTGCTCGGAAAAGGTGACGTTTCAGCGGTTTCAGCAGAAACAGGCATTGCCTCTGAACTCCTTGAAGAAATCCGTCGTGATTTCAACTACTGGTATCCTGTGGACCTGCGCTCTTCCGGAAAGGACCTTGTCCCTAATCACCTGCTCTTCTTCCTCTTCCATCATGTAGCCCTTTTCGAGGAAGATAAATGGCCAAGAGCCCTTGCAGTAAACGGTTTTGTCTCCCTTGAAGGGCAGAAGATGAGCAAGTCCAAAGGTCCAATCCTTACCCTGGAAAGCGCGGTCAGCGCTTACGGAGCAGACATTACAAGGATGTATATCCTCTCATCAGCCGAACAGACCCAGGACGCCGACTGGCAGAATACAGGAATAGAGTCTGCCCGCAGGCAGGTGGATAGGTTCTATTCCTTTGCAAAGGATGTAATTGAGAACGGGAAACGGGCTTCCCTGAACGCCGAGCTAAACCAGATCGACCGCTGGATGCTCTCAAGGATGCAGAACTATATCAGGGGGACAAACACTGCCCTTGACTCTATCCAGACAAGAGAAGCTATCCAGAATTCCTTCTTCCTGCTCTTAAACGATCTCAGGTGGTACCAGAGAAGAGGCGGAGAAAATCTGCTTTACTACGTGCTGGACAACTGGGTCAGGCTTATGGCTCCTTTTACTCCTCACCTCTGTGAAGAGATATGGGAGTCCATGGGGCACGAAGACTCGATCTCCTTTGTCCAGTATCCGCTCTACAATGAAGACCTTATAGACAAAGGAGCCGAACTTGCAGAAGAGGCTGTAAAGAGTACCCTGAACGATATTGAAGAGATCCTGAGGGTTACAAAGATGACTCCTCAAAAGGTCTACCTTTACACTTCTCCTGCCTGGAAAGCCGCAGCAATAAAATGCGCCTGCGAACTGCAGCTTGAAGCTCCTCTGGAAGTAGGTACTCTTATCAAAACCCTGATGGCAAACCCTGACCTGAAGCGTTTTGGTAAGGAGATCCCTAAGTTCGTGCAGAAAATAATTCCCGAGTTCAAGAGCGGCAGTTCAGAACGCTACGAGACCTTTGCCTACCTCGGCCTTGATGAAGAGGCCCTTCTGAAGGAATCAGCCTCCTTCCTGGTAAAAGAACTCGGCTGCCCTGTTGAAATCTACAGCGCCGATTCTCCGGAGTATGACCCGCAGAAGAAGTCCAGGTTTGCAGAACCCTTCAGGCCTGCGATTTACATTGAGGCAAAGACTGAAGAATCAGAATAAGAATCAGAATCAGAATCAGAATAATTTAGATTAACTGAAGCAATCGTATCCGGGCAAAATATAACAGCCCGGTACTTCTCTTTTTTTATTTGTTTTTCCGCCCGAATTGCGTCTCGCCCGAATTGCGACTCGGGAGTCCGCGGTCCTTTTCGCTGCGCTCAAGAGGACTACTTGATGGGTTTTAGTAGTGAACGTTGATCAGGGTACTAAATTATGGATGTTAATACTGAACTGCGCTCAAGAGGACGAAATTAGATCGTTCTGATACTTACAACCGTATTCGCTGTTTTAAGTCGTTCCTGTCACGTTCGACGCAGGAGAGCGGTTTTACAAAGAAAAAAGAAAAGAATAAAAGTCCGTAAGTAAAAATACCTGAGAAACATGAAAAGGTATAGAGAAAACCGAGTTTAC is drawn from Methanosarcina lacustris Z-7289 and contains these coding sequences:
- the pglZ gene encoding BREX-3 system phosphatase PglZ; this translates as MSNWREYILNEFVPQISKLTIVADPDALLIEEKLAFELKNRGFDLIEFNDPIEFRYIYELKYRAKWDQGEQTDLVVVLRIKDSELETLPYDLLKTGRKLFFNLGELFPNLSYPVIEKLDRSHLDVLFDAQKKYTPDRMGDNATKDFILRHVFGIEANLISNEVELLRELLRLHYRKITMPELLSNRLVQVLRYHGSFHSWPLEEIVPDEKVFFAFLQERWPVFLDRILAETESTEKSLETDFKYPGPEVLPFDHQDIRVYIDNLFVEGKLIPVQRPEISAETPSWIRSGIAESSGEYNDIRTTRLLEIVEKSVPGRESRHSDWLEFAMKWAELGSLVHSGCQAKEWERSQQIGTSLNNTFAEWLSDHYAALIDLPPINPAMLHHVPRMLAREMETKSNTKVALIVVDGLSLEQWIAIRQILHEQDHGLVMQESATFAWIPTLTSVSRQAIFAGKIPFFYPSSINTTNNENNLWRQFWESKGLSKLDIGYKRGMGDGNVVNVLDDTLNPGKTRAIGLVVDKVDKIMHGMQLGAAGMHNQIKQWCQEGFLSSLIGYLLDQDYQVWLTSDHGNIECRGKGKPSEGVIAETRGERVRIYPTPELRALVAKSFNFAREWEPIGLPSGYFPLVAGGNDAFIREGDGIVGHGGISIEEVIVPLVKFERKAC
- a CDS encoding M1 family metallopeptidase produces the protein MKNRLYKYYPEDFGELTVDVIHMNLVFDVYDDRTNVKSILRVRTKDAPLEKLELNCRDLEVRAVSCIQYEVSYKYRQDDAILEINFMDVIPPHTDIAVVTDTVCRPTKNILEGLYYDETPAGAPPQQITQCQQWGFQKIVPCIDDMCAKCTYRTTIIADSRYTNLITNGDVAVGRQTLKPGRDKIVYDNSVTPMATYLFFLGVGTYATFTREFEYPDGETFMLELLVPPGSNAEAAEKALDILHDSVMWVYIFTGPEQFNEAKLPVRKELWELVRKREKMKLEAKSESPLEKELRAVRDELAKIGSTITPGYKYTGTVYREIGMQNSDFGGMENVGNTTITTNRIMPYQQITDPAFEYMIRVKVHEYYHNQNGSEVTGKSPFEIWLNEAVTVLVEEQYYAFLFGEDYQRLGRVLDLLAPASGTFALDSGASSMPIIPDGFNDPNDLITSVTYVKAPEYVRMVETLIGKDTFVRGLDRYFKKFSHSNAATQDWIEAMEEESGQPLKEMAETWLKQTKFPVVEVSAEYDKPSRKFTFFLKQQFPAGGKPWEFPFRAALVDENGNDLAEVLERVSGETAEITVENVDMPSFLSLNRGYSFYGKLIYRANQEELLLQVRKDSDITGRFTAFYTIVDREKLRLLKVPGSVPSEDFIELYYRLFNDRQLLERAGGQFLTIFESVEDEEFSHHYQELYDVKQKLLKAVAWKYRNSLISSYHFFENVSVPGDASLEETARVIKGRQAKNVCLGVLATLDTPDIHTLIKQQFETATCATDRLSAFAAYLNSSAPDKIEVLRAFEAESKQNLISWEAFLAVIGNNSSVDAVELVREMERSAAFRIEQTNDQRALYGSFARNRKKSLQTEEGRTLFAEILKKLAVVNEYSTVNMLNAFANIDQMESKYHIPLVKILADLLGELDSQKFPSVYNRIRKLLLGAPKAVKTYGIEHGEIKALQSEKPVQK
- a CDS encoding DUF1622 domain-containing protein, yielding MFLDAFSALFNIVGSLLIIYGGLRAISEIILLEVLKRPYSYQQVRKELTNKIVFGLEFFIAADILETVRNPSQEELLLLGTVVLIRTVLGYFLSKEVSEYKLD
- the thrC gene encoding threonine synthase, coding for MYHLKCIECGAEYSKDEVIYTCSKCDGLLDVIYDYSSIKIDMEKLKTECPSVWKYAKLLPIDSEPVTIQEGGTPLYKCDRLAEKIGIKELYVKHEGMNPTGSFKDRGMTVGVTKALELGMKTVACASTGNTSAALAIYGAKAGIPVIVLLPAGKVALGKIAQALMHGAKVLSVRGNFDDALALVRTLCSQEKIYLLNSINPYRLEGQKTIGFEIADQLGFKVPDRIVLPVGNAGNITAIFKGFREFKILGITDSLPKMTGIQAEGSCPIVKAIKSGAPAITPEEHPETIATAIRIGNPVNATKALSAIRQSGGTAESVTDEEILAAQKDLARLEGIGVEPASAASVAGLKKLVDLGVIGRDETVVCITTGHLLKDPQTVIDICEEPTVVDANIDAIREAIFGKAK